One genomic region from Amaranthus tricolor cultivar Red isolate AtriRed21 chromosome 12, ASM2621246v1, whole genome shotgun sequence encodes:
- the LOC130828810 gene encoding uncharacterized protein LOC130828810 gives MVIEGLSLTGGRSTFRLPSLVQMDVLLIYVSCVAIARTSFSKGCLIYEIFAGMKLNKTEELRNTSSIPKSLIPDYQILLSSMPSKRLNTSKLIENSGYAAAQTWSCQMGHVAVTNNEKKKLKAQSRCY, from the exons atggtgattgag GGTCTATCTCTTACAGGgggtagatccactttcaggttgccatctttagtgcagatggatgtgctgctcatttatgtgtcatgtgttgcgatagcgaggacatcgttttcgaaag GTTGTCTGATATATGAAATCTTTGCTGGTATGAAGCTTAACAAGACAGAAGAACTCCGAAATACTTCTTCAATTCCAAAG TCGTTGATTCCAGATTATCAGATATTATTGAGTTCTATGCCATCCAAGAGATTAAATACTTCCAAGCTTATTGAAAATAGTG GTTACGCTGCTGCACAAACTTGGTCATGTCAAATGGGACatgttgctgttactaacaatgagaaaaaaaaattaaaagcccaaagtcgctgttactaa
- the LOC130828809 gene encoding uricase-2 isozyme 2 translates to MAGKEEGEVIEGFKFVQNHGKDRVRVGRVWKNSNGFYHFVEWNVSISLLSDCIRSYVNDDNSNIVATDTMKNTVYAKAKECKEQITAEDFAVLLAKHFTSYYKQVTSAIVKIIEKPWKRVFVDGQPHRHGFELGSEKHVVEVVLNKAGAITLSSSIEELSLLKTTKSGFEGFVRDKYTLLPETRERMLATTVSATWRFSFDNVNDIPLKPMYFAERYFEVRKVLVSTFFGPPNEGVYSPSVQSTLYQMGKAVLNKCHDISSIKLKMPNLHFLPVNLSSMQNPNLVKFADDVFLPTDEPHGTIEASLSRLHSRM, encoded by the exons ATGGCTGGAAAAGAGGAAGGTGAAGTAATCGAGGGGTTCAAATTTGTACAGAATCACGGCAAAGATAGGGTTAGAGTTGGTAGAGTTTGGAAGAACTCTAATGGGTTTTATCATTTTGTTGAATGGAATGTTAGCATCAGTCTTTTATCTGATTGCATCCGTTCTTATGTCAATGATGATAACTCTAATATTGTTGCtactgataccatgaagaacaCT GTTTATGCAAAGGCAAAGGAATGCAAAGAGCAAATTACTGCTGAGGATTTTGCTGTTCTGTTAGCTAAGCACTTCACATCTTATTATAAGCAG GTTACTTCTGCCATAGTCAAGATAATAGAGAAGCCATGGAAGCGTGTATTTGTAGACGGTCAACCACATAGGCATG GTTTTGAACTTGGATCCGAAAAGCATGTGGTAGAAGTTGTCTTGAATAAAGCTGGTGCCATAACATTATCATCAAGCATTGAAGAATTATCACTCTTGAAGACCACAAAG TCTGGATTTGAAGGATTTGTGAGGGACAAGTACACACTTCTGCCAGAAACACGAGAGAGGATGCTTGCCACAACAGTTTCTGCAACATGGAG GTTTTCATTCGACAATGTTAATGACATTCCATTGAAACCAATGTACTTTGCTGAAAGATACTTTGAAGTGAGGAAAGTGTTGGTCAGTACTTTCTTTGGTCCTCCTAATGAAGGTGTTTATAGCCCATCCGTGCAGAGCACCCTTTATCAAATGGGAAAGGCTGTTCTCAACAA ATGCCATGATATATCTTCTATCAAACTGAAAATGCCAAATCTGCATTTCCTTCCTGTTAATTTATCAAGCATGCAGAATCCAAACCTGGTCAAG TTTGCAGACGATGTGTTTCTTCCGACTGATGAACCACACGGAACAATTGAAGCAAGCTTGAGTCGCCTCCACTCGAGGATGTGA